The following is a genomic window from Pseudomonadota bacterium.
AGGCAAGTTCCAGCGCGCATTCGGCCAGGATCTCGCGCACCAGTACGCGGTTCAATTCGTTGTCTTCGGCAATCAGCACGCGCTTGCCGCGATGACGCGCGGCGAGCTGCGCGTCCGCCGCCTCGCCGTCGCTGCCATCACTGGCGGCGGCAGGCGCGCCCTGGGCCTGGCCGCGACGCAGGCGAACCGTCGCCCAGAAACTCGAGCCCACGTCCGGTTGCGACGCCAGCCCCACCTCGCCGCCCAGCAGCTCGGCCAGGTGGCGGTTGATGGCAAGGCCGAGCCCGGTGCCGCCATAGCGACGCGTGGTGCTGCCGTCGGCCTGCTCGAACAGTTCGAACAAGCGGCCCTGCTGCTCGGCGGCGATGCCGATGCCGGTGTCTTCGACCGTGAAACGGATCAACAAGGCCTCGCCGTCGTCTTCGACCATGTCCGCGCGCAGGGTGATGCTGCCCTGCGCCGTGAACTTCACGGCGTTGCTCAAGTAATTCAGCAGAATCTGGGCCAGACGCATTTCATCGCCGACCAGTTCGTAGGGCAGGTCGTCGGCCGTGACCACCAAGGCCAGCCCTTTGTCCTGTATCGGTCCGGCAATCATCTGTGTGACGCGGGCGAGCAGATCGGCGCTGCGGAACCTGCGGTTCTCGAGCTCGACCTTGCCGGCTTCGATCTTGGACAAGTCCAGCACGTCGTTGACGACCGCCATCAGGTGATCGGCCGCCATCGCGATACGGCCGAGCTTGTCGCTCTGCTCGGCGCTCATGTCGCCACGCCGCAGCAACAGGTGCGTCATGCCGACGATGGTATTCATGGGTGTGCGGATCTCGTGGGAAACGTTGGCGAGAAACGCGCTCTTGGCCTGGGTGGCGGCGGTGAGCTTGATCTCCAGCGCGCGTCGCGCATTGACTTC
Proteins encoded in this region:
- a CDS encoding bacteriohemerythrin, which gives rise to MNMSLSFDIFQWNDKYDTGIAIIDEQHRTLVALLNELIGHIAHQAGAPTLERVFAQLKDYAVFHFQSEEEIWDRYFQRDAWAVEHQATHARFVEDLATLESTHQQLGIGEVIAKVSSYLTHWLAHHILENDKRLAKAVLAMEQGRSLEEAKQVADQQMEGATKVLIDTLMNMADVLAQRTVQLMDEVNARRALEIKLTAATQAKSAFLANVSHEIRTPMNTIVGMTHLLLRRGDMSAEQSDKLGRIAMAADHLMAVVNDVLDLSKIEAGKVELENRRFRSADLLARVTQMIAGPIQDKGLALVVTADDLPYELVGDEMRLAQILLNYLSNAVKFTAQGSITLRADMVEDDGEALLIRFTVEDTGIGIAAEQQGRLFELFEQADGSTTRRYGGTGLGLAINRHLAELLGGEVGLASQPDVGSSFWATVRLRRGQAQGAPAAASDGSDGEAADAQLAARHRGKRVLIAEDNELNRVLVREILAECALELAFASNGREAVEMAARQDYDLILMDMQMPEMDGVQATMRIRQLPRGASLPIIAMTGNAFGEDREACLAAGMNDYLSKPMLPEHIYRTMLRWLDHAAGAPVS